The following proteins come from a genomic window of Yinghuangia sp. ASG 101:
- a CDS encoding nuclear transport factor 2 family protein, with the protein MGVVPDPETLADKMALTELVARLERAVDRKDREGILACYSPKSFDDHGRWRGSGEEFAEFICNNPGFTTASSFIYHLMGQSIFEIEGDEAYGESYFAYWMQTSEDRLYQSIGRYLDYFQRADDGWRITYRRVVMEWDGTLAAENAVPGGHFRGTRDRTDPLCKRLKWPENPEAATSAG; encoded by the coding sequence ATGGGTGTGGTTCCGGACCCGGAGACGCTGGCCGACAAGATGGCCCTGACCGAGTTGGTCGCCCGGCTCGAGCGGGCGGTGGACCGCAAGGACCGCGAGGGGATCCTCGCGTGCTACTCGCCGAAGTCCTTCGACGACCACGGCCGTTGGCGCGGCAGCGGCGAGGAGTTCGCGGAGTTCATCTGCAACAACCCCGGTTTCACGACCGCCTCGTCGTTCATCTACCACCTGATGGGCCAGTCGATCTTCGAGATCGAGGGCGACGAGGCGTACGGCGAGTCCTACTTCGCCTACTGGATGCAGACCTCCGAGGACCGGCTCTACCAGTCGATCGGCCGTTACCTCGACTACTTCCAGCGTGCCGACGACGGCTGGCGGATCACGTACCGCCGCGTCGTCATGGAGTGGGACGGCACGCTCGCCGCCGAGAACGCCGTCCCCGGCGGCCACTTCCGCGGCACCCGCGACCGCACCGACCCGCTCTGCAAGCGGCTCAAGTGGCCCGAGAACCCGGAGGCCGCGACCTCCGCCGGCTGA
- a CDS encoding SDR family NAD(P)-dependent oxidoreductase codes for MRRFEGRVVLVTGATSGLGAAVALRLASEGAHLVVTGRRRDRCAHVAAAARAYGVEALAVPADLTDAAVPAGLVAAAVDRWGRLDAAVNNAGVSPPPQPSSGYDEELWRATLDLNLTAVFRCQRAELAAMVPAGRGAIVNVASYTSTTVQSAGVASYAAAKHGVLGLSRAAARDHARDGVRVNAVGPGHMRTAMIDRLLDAPDKRERLLARIPLGRVAEPAEVAGAVAFLLSDDASFVTGQILVADGGLSI; via the coding sequence ATGCGCCGGTTCGAAGGCCGCGTCGTGCTGGTCACCGGGGCGACGAGCGGGCTCGGTGCGGCCGTGGCACTGCGGCTGGCGTCGGAAGGCGCGCACCTCGTCGTGACCGGGCGTCGCCGTGATCGTTGTGCGCACGTCGCCGCGGCGGCCCGCGCGTACGGGGTCGAGGCGCTGGCCGTGCCCGCGGACCTGACCGATGCCGCGGTGCCGGCGGGGCTGGTGGCGGCGGCCGTGGACCGCTGGGGACGGCTCGACGCGGCGGTCAACAACGCGGGGGTGAGCCCGCCGCCGCAACCGTCGTCGGGGTACGACGAGGAGCTGTGGCGCGCGACGCTCGACCTGAACCTCACCGCGGTGTTCCGGTGCCAGCGGGCGGAACTGGCGGCGATGGTGCCGGCCGGGCGGGGGGCCATCGTGAACGTCGCGTCGTACACGAGCACGACGGTGCAATCGGCCGGGGTGGCGTCGTACGCGGCGGCCAAACACGGCGTCCTCGGCCTGTCCCGGGCCGCGGCCCGGGACCACGCCCGGGACGGCGTCCGGGTCAACGCGGTGGGCCCGGGGCACATGCGCACGGCGATGATCGACCGCCTCCTGGACGCACCCGACAAGCGGGAACGCCTGCTCGCCCGGATTCCCTTGGGGCGCGTGGCCGAGCCGGCCGAGGTGGCCGGAGCCGTCGCGTTCCTGCTGTCGGACGACGCGTCGTTCGTCACCGGCCAGATCCTGGTGGCCGACGGCGGGCTCTCCATCTGA
- a CDS encoding ferredoxin — MRFTVDLDQCANHGQCSLAAPDLFALDDDGQLSYRAHASDEYTSAELGTADQDGAASAADMCPMRAIRLVG, encoded by the coding sequence ATGAGGTTCACCGTCGACCTGGACCAGTGTGCAAACCACGGCCAGTGCTCGCTTGCCGCACCCGACCTGTTCGCCCTGGACGACGACGGGCAGCTCTCCTACCGCGCCCACGCCTCGGACGAGTACACCTCGGCCGAACTCGGCACCGCCGACCAGGACGGCGCCGCCTCGGCCGCGGACATGTGCCCGATGCGGGCGATCCGGCTGGTCGGCTGA
- a CDS encoding PDR/VanB family oxidoreductase: MNDQGLIPVRVQGVRRAAEGVAAFDLVREDGEPFPRWAPGAHIDVVIAEGLERQYSLCGDPADATTWTIAVLREPESRGGSRRLHDEVTEGTRLAVRGPRNEFPLAAGRRHLLVAGGIGITPLLPMVRELAAAGADWRLVYGGRQAASMAFTDDLAAFGDRVTLWPEDKLGLIDLDALLGEPADGVKVYCCGPGALIDAVEARCAAWPPGTLHVERFRPREGALDGERTGFQVHLRASGLTLDVGPEQSIADVIEAAGVDVLTSCREGTCGTCETTVLDGVPDHRDSLLTAAEKAANDTVMICCSRSRTPLLVLDL, from the coding sequence ATGAACGACCAGGGCCTCATTCCTGTCCGGGTCCAGGGGGTGCGCCGCGCGGCCGAAGGGGTGGCCGCCTTCGACCTGGTGCGGGAGGACGGTGAGCCATTCCCGCGGTGGGCGCCCGGCGCCCATATCGACGTGGTCATCGCCGAGGGCCTCGAACGCCAGTACTCGTTGTGCGGCGATCCGGCCGACGCCACGACCTGGACCATCGCGGTGCTGCGCGAGCCCGAGAGCCGGGGCGGGTCCCGGCGGCTGCACGACGAGGTCACCGAGGGCACGCGGTTGGCCGTGCGCGGTCCCCGCAACGAGTTCCCGCTCGCGGCCGGCCGCCGGCACCTGCTCGTCGCGGGCGGCATCGGCATCACGCCCCTGCTGCCGATGGTGCGCGAACTGGCCGCCGCCGGCGCGGACTGGCGCCTGGTCTACGGCGGCCGCCAGGCCGCCTCGATGGCCTTCACCGACGACCTGGCCGCCTTCGGGGACCGCGTCACGCTGTGGCCGGAGGACAAGCTCGGGCTGATCGATCTGGACGCCCTGCTCGGCGAACCGGCCGACGGCGTCAAGGTCTACTGCTGCGGGCCCGGCGCGCTGATCGACGCGGTGGAGGCCCGGTGCGCCGCCTGGCCGCCGGGAACCCTCCACGTCGAACGCTTCCGCCCCCGTGAAGGGGCGCTGGACGGGGAGCGCACCGGCTTTCAGGTCCACCTTCGGGCTTCGGGTCTCACTCTCGACGTCGGCCCGGAGCAGAGCATCGCCGACGTGATCGAGGCGGCCGGCGTCGACGTCCTGACGTCGTGCCGGGAGGGCACCTGCGGCACCTGCGAGACCACCGTCCTCGACGGCGTTCCCGATCACCGGGACTCCCTGCTGACCGCCGCGGAGAAGGCCGCCAACGACACGGTGATGATCTGTTGCTCGCGGTCGCGGACCCCGCTGCTGGTCCTCGATCTGTAG
- a CDS encoding nuclear transport factor 2 family protein, producing the protein MEDKLAVLEARLRELEDDREIRELLARYGYYADAPLDEEYFRLFTEDCVMDVSSGRGEDPYAIVRWEGLAQMRRFLSERTAQHDNGFHGRSFHVQGNNLAVKVTGDDAVASGYSFIFHQDGPTLKLLSASLNAWAFRREDGRWRIRMRKRRMAGAPDAEQVLRAAE; encoded by the coding sequence GTGGAGGACAAGTTGGCGGTTCTCGAAGCGCGGCTCCGCGAACTCGAGGACGACCGGGAGATCCGCGAACTCCTCGCCCGCTACGGCTACTACGCCGACGCGCCCCTCGACGAGGAGTACTTCCGACTGTTCACCGAGGACTGCGTCATGGACGTCTCCTCCGGCCGCGGCGAGGACCCGTACGCGATCGTCCGCTGGGAGGGCCTGGCGCAGATGCGCCGGTTCCTGAGCGAACGCACCGCGCAGCACGACAACGGCTTCCACGGCCGCAGCTTCCACGTCCAGGGCAACAACCTGGCGGTGAAGGTGACCGGGGACGACGCGGTGGCCAGCGGCTACTCGTTCATCTTCCACCAGGACGGTCCGACCCTGAAGCTGCTCAGCGCCTCCCTCAACGCGTGGGCCTTCCGCCGCGAGGACGGGCGCTGGCGGATCCGGATGCGCAAGCGCCGGATGGCCGGCGCCCCGGACGCCGAACAAGTCCTGCGAGCGGCGGAATGA
- a CDS encoding CaiB/BaiF CoA transferase family protein: protein MTGGALAGVRVVDLSRVLAGPYCAQLLGDHGADVVKVEPVTGDLTRSWGPSRPDGVSAYYAGLNRNKRHLAADLSTPEGRQLVLKLLADADVLVENFKPGAMTRWGLAPDLLAERFPRLVHCRISAFDPDGPMAGLPGYDAVIQAYTGIMDLNGEPGGPPLRVPMPVVDLTTGLLALSGVLLALREREESGTGQRVDISLVDAAMSLLHPAAANYFMTGEQPHRLGSAHPNIAPCETFPSPAGEVYVAAGSDRQFAALAGFLGAPELADDPRFRRNSDRLAHRHELNAALARLFAALDPDIDLARTLIAQGVPATLVRRLADVLDAADVVARGMVTELDGLRMLGVPIRLSRTPGSIRTPPRPLGADHVAVG from the coding sequence ATGACCGGGGGCGCGCTCGCCGGCGTCCGCGTCGTGGACCTCTCGCGCGTGCTGGCGGGCCCGTACTGCGCCCAGTTGCTCGGCGACCACGGCGCGGACGTCGTCAAGGTCGAGCCGGTCACCGGAGACCTCACCCGCTCCTGGGGCCCGTCCCGGCCGGACGGCGTCAGCGCCTACTACGCCGGGCTGAACCGCAACAAGCGCCACCTCGCCGCGGACCTCAGCACCCCCGAGGGACGCCAACTGGTGCTCAAACTCCTGGCCGACGCCGACGTCTTGGTCGAGAACTTCAAGCCGGGCGCCATGACCCGCTGGGGCCTGGCACCCGACCTGCTCGCAGAGCGGTTCCCACGCCTGGTGCACTGCCGGATCTCGGCGTTCGACCCCGACGGGCCGATGGCCGGGCTGCCCGGCTACGACGCCGTCATCCAGGCGTACACCGGGATCATGGACCTCAACGGCGAGCCCGGCGGGCCGCCGCTGCGGGTCCCGATGCCCGTGGTGGACCTGACCACCGGGCTTCTCGCGCTCTCCGGCGTCCTCCTCGCCCTGCGCGAGCGCGAGGAATCCGGCACGGGCCAGCGGGTCGACATCAGCCTGGTCGACGCGGCGATGAGCCTGCTGCACCCGGCGGCGGCGAACTACTTCATGACCGGCGAGCAACCGCACCGGCTGGGCAGCGCGCACCCGAACATCGCCCCCTGCGAGACGTTTCCGTCGCCCGCCGGCGAGGTCTACGTCGCCGCGGGCAGCGACCGGCAGTTCGCCGCGCTGGCCGGATTCCTGGGCGCACCCGAACTCGCCGACGACCCGCGGTTCCGCCGCAACTCCGACCGCCTGGCCCACCGGCACGAGCTGAACGCCGCCCTGGCCCGGCTGTTCGCCGCGCTCGACCCGGACATCGACCTGGCCCGGACGCTGATCGCCCAAGGCGTCCCCGCGACGCTCGTCCGGCGCCTGGCGGACGTGCTCGACGCCGCGGACGTCGTCGCCCGCGGCATGGTCACCGAACTCGACGGCCTGCGGATGCTCGGTGTCCCGATCCGCCTGAGCCGGACCCCCGGTTCGATCCGCACACCACCCCGGCCGCTGGGCGCCGACCACGTCGCCGTGGGCTGA
- a CDS encoding enoyl-CoA hydratase-related protein, with translation MDYENILYGIADRIATITLNRPEKRNALSPALRREVIHALKAAEADDDVTVILIQGAGKSFCAGYDMNSYAGGEERPERPDGWNGSPLFESWTGQFPRSCLRDWLTIWDLLKPVVAKVHGHALAGGSELMSMCDIVFAAEDCVMGYPPTRAQSTPDVEYFPWKMSMAQAKYLQLTGNSVTGKRAEEMGWIAKSFPAEELDEQVMRELRPLAQLHPAMLAANKLSLNQSYEAMGFRAALQSVVPWYAIARSFRPGAGEFQAKAARDGLKAALAWRDGAFQDEGFVL, from the coding sequence GTGGACTACGAGAACATCCTGTACGGCATCGCCGACCGGATCGCGACGATCACCCTCAACCGCCCGGAGAAGCGCAACGCCCTGAGCCCGGCGCTACGGCGCGAGGTGATCCACGCCCTGAAGGCGGCCGAGGCCGACGACGACGTCACGGTGATCCTCATCCAGGGAGCCGGCAAGTCCTTCTGCGCCGGGTACGACATGAACAGCTACGCGGGCGGCGAGGAACGTCCCGAGCGCCCCGACGGCTGGAACGGCTCTCCGCTGTTCGAGTCCTGGACGGGCCAGTTCCCCCGCAGTTGCCTGCGGGACTGGCTGACCATCTGGGACCTGCTCAAGCCCGTGGTGGCCAAGGTGCACGGCCATGCCCTGGCGGGCGGCTCGGAGCTGATGTCGATGTGCGACATCGTGTTCGCCGCCGAGGACTGCGTGATGGGCTACCCGCCCACCCGCGCCCAATCCACCCCGGACGTCGAGTACTTCCCTTGGAAGATGTCGATGGCCCAGGCCAAGTACCTTCAGCTCACCGGCAATTCGGTCACCGGCAAGCGGGCCGAGGAGATGGGCTGGATCGCCAAGAGCTTCCCCGCCGAGGAACTCGACGAACAGGTGATGCGCGAGCTGCGGCCGCTGGCCCAACTACACCCGGCGATGCTCGCCGCCAACAAGCTCAGCCTCAACCAGAGTTACGAGGCGATGGGGTTCCGCGCCGCGCTCCAAAGCGTCGTGCCCTGGTACGCCATCGCCCGCTCGTTCCGGCCGGGCGCGGGCGAGTTCCAGGCCAAGGCCGCGCGCGACGGGCTGAAGGCCGCCCTCGCCTGGCGCGACGGCGCCTTCCAGGACGAAGGCTTCGTCCTGTGA
- a CDS encoding VOC family protein produces the protein MSAAPEETRAGVRSLNHVALGVRDLAASLRFYVDGLGMRKTLEKPTSDLTPVLMRLPEGTTGTTVFVQGDSRVGQLELVKWNLPENDEGRPKRPGDFGMGQLSFPVDAEHIGAVHARLVRMGYEVYSDPTTTIVKNYGPVTLFLCEDPDGTQVELVALPSPDVVRSFRARLNQEDEAR, from the coding sequence GTGAGCGCGGCGCCCGAGGAGACCCGCGCCGGGGTCCGCAGCCTCAACCACGTCGCCCTCGGCGTCCGCGACCTGGCGGCCTCACTGCGCTTCTACGTGGACGGCCTCGGCATGCGCAAGACCCTGGAGAAGCCGACCAGCGACCTGACACCGGTGCTCATGCGGCTGCCCGAAGGCACCACCGGCACCACGGTGTTCGTCCAGGGGGACTCCCGTGTCGGCCAGCTCGAACTGGTCAAGTGGAACCTGCCCGAGAACGACGAGGGGCGTCCCAAGCGCCCCGGCGACTTCGGGATGGGCCAACTCTCCTTCCCGGTCGACGCCGAGCACATCGGTGCCGTCCACGCCCGCCTGGTCCGCATGGGCTACGAGGTCTATTCCGACCCCACCACGACGATTGTCAAGAACTACGGCCCGGTCACGCTGTTCCTCTGCGAGGACCCCGACGGCACTCAAGTGGAGCTCGTTGCGCTGCCGTCGCCCGACGTGGTCCGCAGCTTCCGCGCCCGGCTGAACCAGGAGGACGAGGCACGATGA
- a CDS encoding FAD-dependent oxidoreductase: protein MTQLETGPAVTDEPVDHRAVAERWLADLDRAVSDRDFPAVRGLLAADPWWRDIYALTWDLVGMHGADDIVGQLAAALDETGFGDLRLDATWPVAFNGRYIEAIYHFTTRASVGRGVVRLVREEDGAWRSWVVSTALEGLRDFPEPTVSVDDAASEANNTPSTPGARRSLAELRAERRQYRDADPSVLIVGAGHSGLFLAARLGRLGVPTLLVDRYARAGDNWRLRYNGLLLHDFKWSTEFPYLPYPTTWPLFTPKEMLADWMEAYVNLLDLDLWTSTTVHSATYDEAEGRWTVELDHDGERRTLYPQHLVFATGKDGIPHRPEIEGEELFQGTIAHSSAHPGGESVRGKRVVVVGAGASAHDIAQDAYENEAASITMVQRSPVLVFSQRNGLKLLFGALYHENGPEVATADLLAAANPLALALRLAPTVTRRIAELDADLIAGLEKAGFRTTLGPGDAGQAYLTTRGGGAVYIDKGNCRLIIDGEIRIQPGEVARFTPHGVVYRDGTEEPADVVVFCTGYSNMREVVRPVVGDEVADQLATVWNVDDRGELRTTLRHSGHRKLWFMATGLRLARFHSQHVALLIKAMNEGVIDPRINVDKKQDLAG, encoded by the coding sequence ATGACCCAACTCGAAACCGGCCCGGCCGTCACCGACGAGCCGGTGGACCACCGTGCCGTGGCCGAGCGATGGTTGGCCGACCTGGACCGCGCCGTGTCCGACCGCGATTTCCCCGCTGTGCGCGGGCTGCTGGCGGCCGACCCGTGGTGGCGCGACATCTACGCCCTCACCTGGGACTTGGTCGGCATGCACGGCGCCGACGACATCGTCGGTCAGCTCGCCGCCGCCCTCGACGAGACCGGTTTCGGCGATCTGCGCCTGGACGCGACGTGGCCGGTCGCCTTCAACGGCCGCTACATCGAGGCGATCTACCACTTCACCACGCGCGCGTCGGTCGGCCGCGGCGTGGTCCGCCTGGTCCGCGAGGAGGACGGCGCGTGGCGGTCGTGGGTGGTCTCGACCGCCCTGGAAGGGCTGCGCGACTTCCCCGAGCCGACGGTCTCCGTCGATGACGCCGCCTCCGAGGCCAACAACACGCCGTCCACGCCCGGCGCCCGCCGGTCGCTGGCCGAACTCCGGGCCGAACGACGGCAGTACCGGGACGCCGACCCGAGCGTCCTGATCGTGGGAGCCGGCCACTCCGGCCTGTTCCTGGCCGCGCGGCTGGGTCGGCTCGGCGTCCCGACGCTGCTGGTCGACCGCTACGCACGCGCCGGCGACAACTGGCGGCTGCGCTACAACGGCCTGCTGCTGCACGACTTCAAGTGGTCCACCGAGTTCCCGTACCTGCCCTACCCGACGACGTGGCCGCTGTTCACACCCAAGGAGATGCTGGCCGACTGGATGGAGGCGTATGTCAACCTCCTCGACCTGGACCTGTGGACCAGTACCACCGTCCACTCCGCGACCTACGACGAGGCCGAGGGCCGCTGGACGGTCGAACTCGACCACGACGGCGAGCGCCGCACCCTGTACCCCCAGCACCTCGTGTTCGCCACCGGCAAGGACGGCATCCCGCACCGCCCCGAGATCGAGGGCGAGGAACTCTTCCAGGGCACGATCGCCCACTCCAGCGCACACCCCGGCGGGGAATCGGTGCGCGGCAAGCGCGTGGTCGTCGTCGGGGCCGGGGCGAGCGCGCACGACATCGCCCAGGACGCCTACGAGAACGAGGCCGCCTCCATCACGATGGTGCAGCGCAGCCCGGTGCTGGTGTTCTCCCAGCGCAACGGCCTGAAGCTGCTCTTCGGCGCGCTCTACCACGAGAACGGCCCGGAGGTCGCCACCGCCGACCTGCTCGCGGCGGCCAACCCGCTGGCCCTCGCCCTGCGGCTCGCGCCGACGGTCACCCGGCGGATCGCCGAACTCGACGCCGACCTGATCGCCGGGCTGGAGAAGGCCGGCTTCCGCACCACGCTCGGGCCGGGCGATGCCGGGCAGGCGTACCTGACCACCCGCGGCGGCGGCGCCGTCTACATCGACAAGGGCAATTGCCGGCTCATCATCGACGGCGAGATACGGATCCAGCCGGGCGAGGTCGCACGGTTCACCCCGCACGGCGTGGTCTACCGCGACGGCACCGAGGAACCCGCCGACGTGGTCGTGTTCTGCACCGGCTACAGCAACATGCGCGAGGTCGTCCGTCCCGTCGTCGGCGACGAGGTGGCCGACCAGCTGGCCACGGTCTGGAACGTCGACGACCGCGGCGAACTGCGCACGACGCTCCGCCACTCCGGCCACCGGAAACTCTGGTTCATGGCCACCGGCCTGCGGCTGGCCCGGTTCCACTCCCAGCACGTCGCCCTGCTGATCAAGGCGATGAACGAAGGCGTCATCGACCCGCGGATCAACGTCGACAAGAAGCAGGACCTGGCGGGCTGA
- a CDS encoding NAD-dependent epimerase/dehydratase family protein yields MLHRGTHEAPASDGHEHIHADPHFRASLDDALAGRSFDVVVATYGRLRLVADALAGRCADLVAVSGLPAYAGYHEPGRLRPFGMPVLAREEQADAGRAEQAEETTGEGFARKVRATERHILALHAEGAFRASLFRYPTIYGPRQVYPREWSVVRRVRDGRDRIILPDAGLTLTTRCAAVNAAAHLLAAVDRPEAAAGEIFNVGDRDQFTVRQWVEICAAAAGGALRPVSMPFDLAGPGRGLFPVAHDAHLLVDAHKAADRLGYVEPVPAARALADTVRWYLDHPPDERAAGNLVDAFDYTEEDRVIEVYQRATARLAAEQPPAAVAAHPYAHPRAAGQRDHRGR; encoded by the coding sequence TTGCTGCACCGCGGCACCCACGAGGCCCCCGCGTCGGACGGCCACGAGCACATCCACGCCGACCCCCACTTCCGCGCGTCGCTGGACGACGCACTCGCGGGGCGGTCGTTCGACGTCGTGGTCGCGACGTACGGCCGGCTCCGCCTGGTGGCCGACGCCCTGGCCGGGCGCTGCGCGGACCTGGTCGCCGTCAGCGGCCTGCCCGCCTACGCCGGCTACCACGAGCCGGGGCGGCTGCGCCCGTTCGGCATGCCGGTGCTCGCCCGGGAGGAACAGGCCGACGCCGGACGGGCCGAACAGGCGGAGGAGACCACCGGCGAAGGGTTCGCCCGCAAGGTACGGGCCACCGAGCGCCACATCCTGGCGCTGCACGCCGAAGGCGCCTTCCGCGCCTCGCTGTTCCGCTACCCCACGATCTACGGCCCGCGGCAGGTCTACCCGCGGGAGTGGTCCGTGGTGCGCCGGGTGCGCGACGGCCGGGACCGGATCATCCTCCCCGACGCCGGGCTGACCCTCACCACGCGCTGCGCGGCGGTCAACGCGGCGGCCCACCTGCTGGCCGCGGTCGACCGGCCCGAGGCGGCGGCGGGCGAGATCTTCAACGTCGGCGACCGGGACCAGTTCACCGTGCGGCAGTGGGTCGAGATCTGCGCCGCCGCGGCGGGCGGCGCGCTGCGCCCGGTGTCGATGCCGTTCGACCTGGCCGGCCCGGGGCGCGGGCTGTTCCCGGTCGCCCACGACGCCCACCTCCTGGTGGACGCCCACAAGGCGGCCGACCGGCTCGGGTACGTCGAGCCGGTCCCGGCGGCCCGCGCGCTGGCCGACACCGTGCGCTGGTACCTCGACCATCCGCCGGACGAACGCGCCGCCGGGAATCTCGTCGACGCGTTCGACTACACCGAGGAGGACCGCGTGATCGAGGTCTACCAGCGGGCCACCGCGCGCCTGGCGGCCGAGCAGCCGCCCGCCGCCGTCGCCGCGCACCCGTACGCCCATCCCCGGGCCGCCGGGCAGCGCGACCACCGGGGCCGGTAG
- a CDS encoding FAS1-like dehydratase domain-containing protein: MGLISAEMAAAVGSVVDWKVSYPVAASDIRRWAIAVHYPDPPPRRFCAETTPGGITAPEEFNPFAWMAAAQREPVVAPELRDTDRMEKAIGIAGPGLRNQVNGGTEVTYGVPIRPGDVIRSETRLVSYAEKTGRMGPMLVSVTESVWTNQDGERVQVERQTALRY, from the coding sequence GTGGGCCTGATCAGCGCGGAGATGGCCGCCGCCGTCGGCTCGGTGGTCGATTGGAAGGTCTCCTATCCGGTCGCGGCCTCCGACATCCGCCGATGGGCGATCGCGGTGCACTACCCCGACCCGCCGCCGCGCCGGTTCTGCGCGGAGACGACGCCGGGCGGCATCACCGCGCCCGAGGAGTTCAATCCGTTCGCGTGGATGGCGGCGGCACAGCGGGAGCCCGTGGTCGCGCCGGAGTTGCGGGACACCGACCGGATGGAGAAGGCGATCGGCATCGCCGGTCCCGGTCTGCGGAACCAGGTGAACGGCGGCACCGAGGTGACCTACGGGGTCCCGATCCGGCCGGGGGACGTGATCCGCTCCGAGACGCGGCTGGTCTCGTACGCCGAGAAGACCGGCCGGATGGGCCCGATGCTCGTCTCGGTCACCGAGTCGGTGTGGACCAACCAGGACGGCGAGCGCGTGCAGGTCGAGCGCCAGACCGCCCTTCGCTACTGA
- a CDS encoding MaoC/PaaZ C-terminal domain-containing protein — translation MFSVGHEVAAGPRRSGFPEWNRFAAVNDEFVPIHMDDEAGRAAGYPGAIVMGRLPWSYVHRLLREWLPPEGRIEAVALRFRAPTLRNAVFDVKARVRAVRSGAERVFADLDVWVEDGDGVVLAPGTATVSVPAQR, via the coding sequence ATGTTCAGTGTGGGCCACGAGGTGGCCGCCGGGCCGCGGCGCAGCGGCTTCCCGGAGTGGAACCGCTTCGCCGCGGTCAACGACGAGTTCGTCCCGATCCACATGGACGACGAGGCCGGTCGCGCGGCGGGCTACCCGGGCGCGATCGTCATGGGCCGGTTGCCGTGGTCGTACGTGCACCGGCTGCTGCGCGAGTGGCTGCCGCCGGAGGGCCGGATCGAGGCGGTGGCGCTGCGGTTCCGGGCGCCGACGCTCCGGAACGCCGTGTTCGACGTCAAGGCGCGGGTGCGTGCGGTGCGTTCCGGGGCCGAGCGGGTCTTCGCCGATCTCGACGTCTGGGTCGAGGACGGCGACGGCGTCGTCCTGGCCCCGGGCACCGCCACCGTCTCCGTTCCCGCTCAGCGGTAG